The Rana temporaria chromosome 4, aRanTem1.1, whole genome shotgun sequence genome contains a region encoding:
- the LOC120936966 gene encoding uncharacterized protein LOC120936966, with protein sequence MANAVSQLSLITAVQAHPELWDVAHPLHGDHVKTVSLWEDICAALCPGWEDIEDTSERKEIFKTLHRRWKSLRDRVRRDITDEDRASKSGAPAPVKKPHIYHRELMFLRENMRNSSRPTTSNIEREVAGDSLQQSNSPIGGEVNESPNLDASECPDEDSRPMDVVTTGSREAAEPRGRGGVRGRGRGRGRGRQPRGASNTEGDEDLVTLLKEVRQERRNVDTFLDPNNPRTTFCRSLYPILEDIGGEEEKLCMDRIYAVTREFRFCKLTGRPPPIGDLCNASFPPPMASGTSAVLPSPSLYHPTHQRQQQPTPSQSQSGDFTPATSSHFPSPYPAPRHQQDYWNERQAQFLPRPESTHPHGDQVSTATYHHL encoded by the exons atgGCAAATGCAGTGTCCCAGCTCTCCTTAATCACTGCAGTCCAGGCACATCCAGAATTATGGGATGTTGCACATCCCCTTCATGGAGACCATGTGAAGACAGTGTCTTTATGGGAAGACATCTGCGCAGCTCTCTGCCCTGGTTGGGAAGACATTGAAGATACCAGTGAGAGAAAAGAGATAT ttaaaacaTTGCATCGTAGGTGGAAGTCCCTACGAGATCGAGTCCGTAGGGACATCACCGATGAGGACAGGGCATCCAAAAGTGGAGCACCAGCCCCTGTGAAGAAACCTCACATCTACCACAGAGAGCTCATGTTTCTGCGGGAAAATATGAGAAATAGCAGCAGAcc GACAACCTCAAATATTGAAAGGGAGGTTGCAGGAGATTCCCTCCAACAATCAAACAGCCCCATAGGAGGCGAAGTAAACGAGTCACCGAATCTGGATGCAAGTGAATGCCCAGATGAG GATTCCAGGCCAATGGATGTGGTCACGACTGGTAGTCGGGAGGCTGCTGAACCGAGGGGTCGTGGTGGTGTCCGTGGTCGTGGTCGTGGCCGTGGGCGTGGACGTCAGCCGAGGGGAGCCTCTAATACTGAGGGGGATGAAGATTTGGTAACACTGCTGAAGGAAGTGCGGCAGGAGAGGCGCAATGTAGATACGTTTTTGGACCCCAACAATCCTCGCACCACCTTCTGCCGCAGCCTCTACCCCATCCTGGAGGACAttgggggagaagaagagaagcttTGCATGGATCGCATATATGCAGTAACGCGAGAATTTCGCTTTTGCAAACTAACTGGTAGGCCGCCACCTATAGGCGATCTATGCAATGCTTCTTTTCCTCCCCCAATGGCCTCTGGCACCTCAGCAGTGCTACCATCCCCCTCTCTATATCATCCCACTCACCAGAGACAACAACAACCCACCCCATCGCAGTCCCAATCTGGTGATTTCACACCTGCCACCTCCTCCCATTTTCCATCCCCGTATCCTGCACCCCGCCACCAGCAGGATTATTGGAATGAGCGCCAGGCCCAATTCCTACCCCGTCCTGAATCCACACATCCCCATGGAGATCAAGTCTCCACCGCCACCTATCACCATctctaa
- the LOC120936964 gene encoding protein ALP1-like, which translates to MDPVLQKVDEAIILIALRRQRRRQEEERSRRRHRYWVHPMVSHRVSTGYFHNLYSELRIYPNKFSNFTRMSVARFDDLLERLRPRLTRMDTAMRNSISPEERLLVTLRYLATGQSYATLHHYFLLGVTTVSRVVKETCVAIWEELHNVVMPEPTEEIWESVVDTFWEKTQFPNCIGALDGKHIRVRKPPHSGSSYYNYKKYFSVVLLALSDANLKFLLVDVGAYGSQGDARIFRESTFGRRIHAGQLNIPESRPLPCTEEPSLPLVMVADEAFGLAENLMRPYSGYGLNRQQKVYNYRLSRARRVVECAFGVCTAKWRVLLTSIHLDVENAIKVVLACCVLHNYLRDNDNSNVEPEPSQQSQRVQFMDLRSTARVMSIRNQFAAFFESPEGEVSWQNDFV; encoded by the exons ATGGATCCCGTCCTGCAAAAAGTCGATGAGGCGATCATTCTGATTGCCTTGCGGAGGCAACGGaggagacaggaggaggagagaagcaGGAGACGGCATCGATATTGGGTGCATCCTATGGTCTCCCATCGGGTCTCAACGGGCTATTTTCATAATCTTTATTCAGAATTGCGTATCTATCCCAACAAATTTAGTAACTTCACTAGAATGTCAGTGGCACGATTTGACGACTTGTTGGAGAGGCTCAGACCGAGGCTGACCAGGATGGACACTGCAATGCGCAACTCGATTTCACCGGAGGAACGGCTCTTAGTGACACTCAG atACCTTGCAACTGGACAGAGTTATGCAACCTTACACCATTACTTTCTTCTTGGTGTAACAACTGTTTCCAGAGTCGTGAAGGAAACATGTGTGGCAATATGGGAGGAATTGCATAACGTCGTCATGCCAGAGCCCACAGAGGAGATCTGGGAATCTGTTGTTGACACATTTTGGGAGAAGACACAGTTCCCAAATTGCATAGGTGCCCTTGATGGGAAACACATCAGGGTGAGGAAGCCTCCGCACTCAGGATCCTCATATTACAACTACAAGAAATATTTTTCCGTGGTCCTACTGGCATTGTCAGATGCAAACCTCAAATTTCTTTTAGTGGATGTGGGAGCTTATGGCAGCCAAGGTGACGCCCGTATTTTTCGAGAGTCGACCTTTGGACGCCGTATTCATGCGGGACAATTGAACATCCCCGAAAGCAGGCCTCTACCCTGCACTGAGGAACCCAGTTTGCCTCTAGTTATGGTGGCAGACGAGGCCTTTGGTTTGGCCGAAAACCTCATGAGGCCATACAGCGGCTATGGTCTCAACCGGCAGCAAAAAGTCTACAATTACAGACTCAGCCGTGCACGCCGCGTTGTGGAATGTGCATTCGGGGTGTGCACAGCTAAATGGCGCGTGTTGCTAACAAGCATCCACCTTGATGTAGAGAACGCCATTAAAGTGGTTCTGGCTTGCTGTGTTCTCCATAATTATCTTAGGGACAATGACAACAGCAACGTTGAACCGGAGCCCAGTCAACAATCACAGAGGGTGCAATTTATGGACCTACGCTCAACGGCAAGGGTCATGAGCATTCGCAACcaatttgctgcattttttgaatcCCCAGAAGGAGAGGTGTCATGGCAGAATGATTTTGTGtga